The DNA window GATGCTCATGCAAGCCGCGCCTCCACATGTGTGCGTGTCAGATGTCAGGATGAAGATCAGGAGCGTGCCAGGAGTTGAAACGGTGCACGATCTCCACATTTGGGAGTTGGCTGATTCCGTGGTTGTGGCGTCGGTCCATGTACGCTGTCATGCGGCCTTTGCGACACACAGGTGAGCTTTGAATTAGCTGAAAAGGCACAGAAATAAGGCATAAAAACACATGCAGGATTTATGGGCTGTTGGCTTGTCCACAATGTCCCTCAGGTTTGATTTCCCTTGCCTGTGATGGGTTGAATACAGGGGGATAATTCTGTTGTGTACAGGTTTATTAGAAATGATCATGTCAATGAAAAGCATGTTTTTCCACATGTTTTTATCAgaaaagcagatttttttttcagaattaaaaaaaaaacatttcaaataaatgtaattttccaaagaacatttttttaaagaaatctcatttttattattttcatttaaaaatgccagCGATACAGTAAACACTCATGGTTAACTGATTCCAGactcgaccgtgataagtgaatttccacaaagcatcattttaaacattattagagctctctagacatgaaataacacccctatagtcaactttacactcatattaccctatataatagaaataacaagttaaaataagataaataagacTTCCCTAGGGGGAACACATGAGTGACACCTGGGTTTTACAGTTGAATTTCAGCTTGGCATGGGTTATGGCTGCGATGGTAGCCTGTGTTTTGATTAGGGATTACTGTGCCTGTTGTCAGATAattcaacctgcaataaaagcctgttgttccagcaatcaaGGCCGATGGTGtgcctcaccaaacattacagtaaaattATTGACACCTCGTGACTTGTGTAGAATActtcaacatctttgaatgcatctttttaaATGGCTTAAGTTTATTAAGCcattttatgtttaaaaaaattaaatttaaacaaaaaatatataacatttctTAAATATGAAAaggttttgactaataataggtcgtattcaaccacgaaacagcatgattttttaaACCATGATGGTGTaaagctgcaaaatttgaaTCGTAAAGTGGCAAAGGATACATGTTTTGGTCAaactgaaaaatacattttggttgtttttgaATCTAAAAGTTAAGAATTCATAATgttgacatacatacatacatttacaaagcaaaaaaaataaaatattttgtgtggTTTTTCAGATTATACTTTAGGTTTGCAGATTTTTTGGGTGGGTAAAAACTCAGCAAAAAATGTATACTTATTTGTAAAACTACACAATAAACCACACTAAATTCAGATGCATTATTTTGATTAggcaaaaagaaaatttaagttgttttaatTCCAATCAGAAAAtggtaaatttatttttattaggcAAAACAGATATAATTCAAGTATGTTATATTTTGGATTTTGCATTCTACAGCAGCACTAGACTACAGTACATTGTTTATTTACACTGGTGCATAAAGAAGACGCTCAAAAATACAGTAACACTTCATATGTAGCTACCTTAAATGTGACAACTATGACTTTTCACACCCACACAGGTGTGCTGACCTGATGTCAGGGGTCACCAAGGTACTACAAAGTGTAGGTGTGACCTGCTGCACTGTGCAACCAGAGTTTGAACCCTGCACACCCCCAGTCTTGGCATGCAGCTTGTCCTGTGGTAAGGTCTGTGCTGGACACGCGTGCTGCCCTCTGCCTCAAGGCCAGGACTGCACAAGCTTGGCAGCACCAGCGACTGAAGACCAAACAACGGCAGAACCTCAGTTACACAACACATGTGCAATGAAGGAAAAAGTGACCATGTGAAtgcacatttctgaaaaaaaaatctgtactgtatgttgttcATTGCAGTATACATTAAatgttaagtgttttttttttttacttgtgctgtactgtactgcaccGTGATGCCAAACAGTTTGTTATTTAAGAAGGCAGTCCACCTTGAAACACTTTGTATGTGTACtcctcaaaataaaataacaaaactgtATGTGAGGACAGCTGTGTGAATTTATTTCAGGAGATTAATACAGacagggcggcatggcggtctagtggttagcgcacagacctcacagctaggagaccagggttcaattcccatcctcggccatctctgtgtggagtttgcatgttctccccgtgcatgcgtgggttttctccgggtactccggtttcctcccacattccaaaaacatgctccaaattgtccataggtatgaatgtgagtgtgaatggttgtttgtctatatgtgccctgggattggctggcgaccagtcctgggtgtaccccgcctcccgcccgaagacagctgggataggctccagcacccccgcgaccctcgtgaggaaaaagcggtagaaaatgaatgaatgaatgaataatacagacagtatatatatatatatatatatccatctGAAAAATGACTTGTTGAGTTGTGGGTTTTCAAAGATTGAGAATGCATTTGTTTCAATTTCCACGCTGTGACAGGCGCATGTATAACTGAATGGCAATGTACCTGCACAAGTTACGACActcttacataaaaaaataactgatTACGTTTCCTTCCAGCCCAGCCAATCACCACGTCGCTGATTAGCATATATGTCGCATATCTGATTTTGTCCCTTTTTCATGTGTATATTGGAAATAATTTTGTTACCAAGTGAATAAAATCTTGTGTAAATATCTGTAAGGGGCATTATCCAACATCTACAAATTGATATGTGCCATTATATAAACACCCTAACTAAAATAGTATAGCATTTCTGGGTCCTATATAAGCtagtttttttccctttgttaAATGCCCGGATGATCCTCGGTGGTCCGGGGTGCAGGCTTCAAACCTGTAGCTGCCTAGCGGCAgagtggttcaattccaccttgcGGGCGTTAAACGTCCGTCTTGTTTTAGTAGTCTGTAAAATATTAGTATGTTGCTGTCGTTGCCTCGTTTTCAACGTTAGTTGTCACAATCATTGTGAGACAACTACCTGCTAAACTACTTCCTCTTCTCAAACGTTGTGCCtgtgcttcaaaataaaattttcaattaaatgtatttatgatcATATAGTTTAAACTACTTATCAAAATCTGTCTTTACAAATTGAACAAGCTTCGGGACACATGATTCACATTCGTTCGTGTGGAATGTCTGAAAACCTTTTATCATTGTTTGGAGCGCTGTATTGCTTTAAAGTGACTTCCGTCGTACCGGAACAAGAATGTATGACATGTTAGCCAATCATCAACGGTAATAGTGTGTCCTTCTGTCCAATCATAATACTCGTTAGTAGGAGGTGTGCCGAACACTGCGGAAATGTGTTAAACGCTACAAGGCATTACGATGTCCTTGCACGTTTGGCGATTGTTTTTCTGAGGATTTCattgagtttatttatttacgaGGTAAGATACACTAATTTTCATAACTATCAAAATAGCCCTAATGATTGAGTTTCTTGAATTGTCAAAAGTAGTCTGGTAGCAGACCTTGTACGATTAGCATCCTGAGATGTGCGTTACTTTAGCAACTTGTATACAATGTTAGTTgcatttagtttttgtgttaacataATGGACAATCTACATAATTATTGTTCTGCTGGGTGAACGatgagcttgttttttttcttccagtggGCTCAATGTAACATAATCATTGTCATCATCCTCTCTTTCAGATCCAATATGCCTCTCCATAAATACCCCCCCAAAATCTGGAATGCCCTGAAACTAAAAGAGGGGATCTACGCCCGTCTCCCCAAACACTACCTGAAGTCCCTGGAGCAGAAAGAGCCCACTCCGGTCCACTGGAGGCCTTTGGGGGTCAAGTACCATCTCAGCCCAAAGACCGGGCAGAAGGAACGAGTGCAAGATGTCCCAATACCTATATACTACCCTCCTCAATCGCAGAACGGCCTGTGGGGGGGAGAGGGTTGGGTAACAGGGTACAGATACGCCAACAATGACAAAGTGAGTGTGCATGTGGatttatttctgtgtttttttaagttttaaaatgttaatatttgtgtGTAGATGTCCAACCGTTTGAAGAAGACATGGAAACCACAGCTCTTGCAGAGGGAGCTTTACAGTGAGATCCTGGACCACAAGTTCACCATCACAGTCACGCCTCGCACTCTGAATCTCATTGACGCAGCCTTTGGCTTTGACTTCTATATTCTCAAAGTAAGTGAAGGCCAAGGCTGTGTATATGCAGCCAAGAAGGACCAGCATGATGCCAGTTGTCGTCTCTTTGTTGTTAGACGCCAAAGGAAGATCTCTGCTCCAAACTGGGAATGGACCTGAAGAGAGCAATGTTGCTTCGCCTGGCTCGCAAAGACACGCAACTGTATCCGGATGAGCCCACGAAGAGAGAGAAGGTCTACAACAAATTCAGGGTATGAGCGCACACGATGTTCTGCCAGTAGATTGGCCAGTGACACATgtctacaattttttttgtttccatgcCGAGCAGCAGTTTGAGATCCCAGAGGAGGAAGCCGAGTGGGTGGGCCTCACTCTGGAGGAAGCTGTGGAGAAGCAGAGGCAGCTGGAGGACAAGGTAATACTCCCCTTTTAtcatctgtgacatcatcatgtCATGTTGTTTGTGATGAATTTCCACTTTATTGAAACATTTGATATTACACCATAGGTTGCAAAGGCAAAACTTTCCATGAGAGGTAT is part of the Doryrhamphus excisus isolate RoL2022-K1 chromosome 8, RoL_Dexc_1.0, whole genome shotgun sequence genome and encodes:
- the mrpl28 gene encoding 39S ribosomal protein L28, mitochondrial; translation: MPLHKYPPKIWNALKLKEGIYARLPKHYLKSLEQKEPTPVHWRPLGVKYHLSPKTGQKERVQDVPIPIYYPPQSQNGLWGGEGWVTGYRYANNDKMSNRLKKTWKPQLLQRELYSEILDHKFTITVTPRTLNLIDAAFGFDFYILKTPKEDLCSKLGMDLKRAMLLRLARKDTQLYPDEPTKREKVYNKFRQFEIPEEEAEWVGLTLEEAVEKQRQLEDKPPAPLFKACAEKLIEELQIQKLSQPHLIDKN